One genomic window of Streptomyces spiramyceticus includes the following:
- a CDS encoding GNAT family N-acetyltransferase: MISTTYLAQGSRVAIRHVCRQDYEELTALAQDSAEMLRRWLGDRESTPEAFESYVMRLEQPTHEGFVICLLDTDVIVGGVNINNIVRDTIQSGTVGYTAYASTTGRGYMTEGLRLVIQHAFGGLELHRFEANIQPENTPSLNLVKRLGWRREGYSTNFRFINGAWRDHERWAITLEMAQARKRQEVS; this comes from the coding sequence ATGATCTCCACGACCTACCTGGCGCAAGGGTCGCGCGTGGCCATTCGCCACGTCTGTCGCCAGGACTACGAGGAGCTCACAGCCCTGGCGCAGGACAGTGCCGAGATGCTCCGCCGGTGGCTAGGGGACCGAGAGTCCACTCCCGAAGCCTTCGAGAGCTACGTCATGCGGTTAGAGCAGCCCACTCATGAAGGCTTCGTCATCTGCTTGCTGGACACCGACGTGATCGTTGGCGGCGTCAACATCAACAACATCGTTCGGGACACAATCCAGAGCGGAACCGTTGGCTATACCGCCTACGCGTCCACTACCGGTCGCGGTTATATGACCGAGGGCTTGCGGCTCGTCATACAGCACGCCTTCGGCGGGCTTGAGTTGCATCGGTTCGAGGCGAACATCCAACCGGAGAACACACCGTCGTTGAATCTCGTCAAGCGCCTCGGCTGGCGGCGGGAGGGCTACTCAACGAACTTCCGGTTCATCAATGGTGCCTGGAGGGATCATGAGCGCTGGGCCATCACCCTCGAGATGGCCCAAGCCAGGAAGCGGCAAGAGGTGAGTTGA
- a CDS encoding GNAT family N-acetyltransferase, with protein MPNSELQRINSFLSAFARRQAARIVDLPGGFAVYDDAFAHSRANNQVIIDTAVDSEAVPAIAEEALGHLQHRLISVLDNEVGMACAEPLIRAGYTHSTYLVMLHAGPVPVSGPAEEMNLDAIRIPLTRRWRGILPNVDDEVIRHLVDRREARRRGAGVVHFLGARTQEGEVASWADLYLDPATGTAQIEDLITSEAHLRRGYADAVLTTALRLAADKDCGTRFLTADATDWPRHWYERRGFSVIGHSHCFERS; from the coding sequence ATGCCAAACTCAGAACTACAGCGGATCAACTCCTTCCTGTCGGCCTTCGCCCGCCGCCAGGCCGCGCGCATCGTCGACCTCCCGGGCGGGTTCGCCGTATATGACGACGCCTTCGCACATTCCCGCGCGAACAACCAGGTCATCATCGACACGGCCGTTGACTCCGAGGCGGTCCCCGCCATCGCGGAGGAGGCACTGGGGCATCTGCAACACCGGCTGATCTCCGTCCTTGACAACGAAGTCGGAATGGCGTGCGCAGAGCCGCTGATCCGGGCCGGATACACCCACTCCACCTATCTGGTCATGCTGCACGCAGGCCCGGTGCCGGTCAGCGGCCCCGCGGAGGAGATGAACCTCGACGCGATACGTATCCCACTTACCCGGCGATGGCGGGGCATCCTTCCGAACGTCGACGACGAGGTCATACGCCACCTCGTCGACCGACGCGAGGCTCGCCGCCGCGGGGCAGGCGTCGTTCACTTCCTCGGTGCCCGCACGCAGGAGGGCGAGGTCGCCTCATGGGCCGACCTCTATCTGGACCCGGCAACTGGCACAGCCCAGATCGAGGACCTGATCACCTCGGAGGCCCACCTCAGGCGCGGTTACGCCGATGCCGTCCTGACCACCGCCTTGCGCCTGGCCGCAGACAAGGACTGCGGTACCCGGTTCCTGACCGCCGATGCGACGGACTGGCCACGACACTGGTACGAGCGCCGCGGCTTCTCCGTCATCGGCCACTCGCACTGCTTCGAACGGAGCTGA
- a CDS encoding helix-turn-helix domain-containing protein, with protein MSDLAARTGWSRQRMWSRFGSQIGLPPKRAAMLVRFDHAIHRLVRGHTPARVAADSGYADQSHLHHDVRAFTGTTPTAAANEPWLAADDRAWPAHGGAA; from the coding sequence GTGAGCGACCTCGCAGCCCGGACCGGGTGGAGCCGCCAGCGCATGTGGTCACGCTTTGGCTCGCAGATCGGCCTGCCACCCAAACGCGCCGCCATGCTGGTCCGCTTCGATCACGCCATCCACCGCCTGGTCCGCGGGCACACCCCCGCGCGGGTGGCAGCGGACAGCGGCTATGCCGACCAGTCCCACCTCCACCACGACGTCCGCGCGTTCACCGGGACAACCCCCACCGCCGCCGCGAACGAGCCATGGCTGGCCGCCGACGACAGAGCCTGGCCAGCACACGGCGGCGCGGCCTGA
- a CDS encoding alpha/beta fold hydrolase: MDETTTPQGQRNHSRADAAPSVPRRWRAWSRRRRITLLAVGVLAVLLAWNTVSVRTETAEASGEQIVRLPGGDIHVMQDGPPGAPTVVLLHGLAGSTAWWDPVLPAMRDLHVVRVDLLGHGGSAKPADGYGIAQHARRVGAVLDQLGVRRATIVGHSTGGAVATSLAEQRRDVVAAIALIDTGPRADAFLGDSFVARLITTPVVGELIWRLRTDSTIRDALSTAFTREVQIPDRIIADIWGMTYRSLTATDEAVDVFLKERPVPHRLAGLELPTLVIFGSQDRRWQPSSAQDYRRVPHARIEILDGVGRTPMFEDPDTTGTLLHGFAVETAPR; this comes from the coding sequence ATGGACGAGACGACCACCCCGCAAGGCCAACGCAACCACAGCCGCGCAGACGCGGCGCCGAGCGTCCCGCGCCGATGGCGGGCGTGGAGTCGACGGCGGCGGATCACGCTGCTGGCCGTCGGCGTGCTGGCCGTCCTCCTCGCGTGGAACACGGTGTCAGTGCGCACGGAGACAGCCGAAGCCTCCGGCGAGCAGATCGTGCGCCTTCCCGGCGGGGACATCCACGTCATGCAGGACGGGCCGCCCGGCGCGCCCACGGTGGTGCTCCTGCACGGCCTGGCCGGCTCGACGGCATGGTGGGACCCAGTGCTGCCGGCAATGCGGGACCTGCACGTGGTTCGGGTGGACCTGCTCGGGCACGGCGGATCAGCCAAACCGGCCGACGGCTACGGCATCGCGCAGCACGCACGCCGGGTCGGGGCCGTGCTCGATCAACTCGGGGTGCGCCGCGCGACCATCGTCGGGCATTCCACCGGCGGCGCCGTCGCCACGTCGCTGGCCGAGCAGCGCCGCGACGTGGTGGCAGCGATCGCGCTGATCGACACCGGCCCGCGGGCGGACGCGTTCCTCGGCGACAGCTTCGTCGCCCGCCTGATCACCACGCCGGTGGTAGGGGAGCTGATCTGGCGGCTGCGCACCGACAGCACGATCCGCGACGCGCTGAGCACCGCGTTCACTCGCGAGGTGCAGATCCCCGACCGGATCATCGCCGACATCTGGGGCATGACCTACCGCAGCCTCACCGCGACCGACGAGGCGGTCGACGTGTTCCTGAAGGAACGGCCCGTTCCCCACCGGCTTGCCGGCCTTGAACTGCCGACCCTGGTGATCTTCGGCTCCCAGGACCGGCGATGGCAGCCGTCCTCCGCCCAGGACTACCGCCGAGTCCCCCACGCTCGCATCGAGATCCTCGACGGTGTCGGCCGCACACCCATGTTCGAGGACCCCGACACCACCGGAACCCTCCTGCATGGCTTCGCCGTCGAAACCGCGCCACGCTGA